In the genome of Aspergillus flavus chromosome 8, complete sequence, one region contains:
- a CDS encoding fungal-specific transcription factor domain-containing protein, with product MLYHTSSMDAYIDFDGVPMDTAMHLLGLHWNRLHLMYLLTYRPAFVDSLLTNEPYVNKLLMNAIYIQSSLYSDRNPLLPDSGDPRAPGMAFYGRFKSLLVHYIDKPNLPTVVALFLCGACLVQYGKQSAGWVFCGMAYRMIFDLGYHLEDRKPSHCGDDMILSPLEREIRRRVYWGAYATDKSQSLYFSQNPALYLSQANVPREFLDSFEELEEWKPYVDPNVELCNAKAPMYRGRPSFALSTFECLLQLSVITESVIGAFYSTGHGVKSLLSLLETRQQIMMKLDEWRSGLPSHLSFDPSVDDPPPPHQMTLYTTYWTLVILTQQPFTTQNRFGLNLHAQDKHEAMDKCIEAAFNIRALAETYQRSFTLRRAQIGISYAMYSAVLNLLQSDSQGRDDYTEACRFFWSALLEYQKGCGSGLKKPLALLKSLMLRVAKLAPCITDNTSDAVPGRLFMLPTSVLTSCREPSHSGKTAWRMYVNLMSMMGPNIRFLMMILYLVSSPTEQLFPRAALSLKYTFRWGLKGSG from the exons ATGCTTTATCACACGTCGAGCATGGACGCATACATCGACTTTGATGGCGTTCCTATGGATACAGCGATGCATCTATTGGGCCTTCATTGGAACCGACTTCACCTGATGTATCTTCTTACTTATCGCCCAGCCTTTGTGGATAGTCTTCTTACCAATGAGCCTTACGTTAACAAACTTCTCATGAATGCTATATACATACAGAGCAGCCTTTACAGCGACCGGAACCCATTGTTACCAGATAGCGGCGACCCGCGAGCCCCAGGAATGGCATTCTACGGCCGATTCAAATCTTTGCTTGTCCACTATATCGACAAACCCAATCTGCCTACCGTGGTTGCGCTTTTTCTCTGTGGTGCCTGCCTGGTACAGTATGGCAAACAGAGTGCTGGCTGGGTGTTTTGTGGTATGGCCTACCGAATGATATTCGATCTCGGCTACCATCTGGAAGATCGGAAGCCTTCTCACTGCGGAGACGATATGATACTCTCTCCCTTGGAGCGAGagatcagaagaagagtatACTGGGGTGCCTATGCCACCGACAAATCTCAATCCCTTTATTTCAGTCAAAATCCGGCTTTGTACCTGTCCCAGGCCAATGTACCTCGGGAGTTTCTTGACTCTTtcgaggagctggaagaatggaaaCCTTATGTCGACCCCAATGTTGAGCTATGCAATGCCAAGGCCCCGATGTACCGCGGTAGACCTTCATTCGCTCTCAGCACGTTTGAATGTTTGCTCCAACTTTCAGTCATAACAGAATCAGTCATAGGAGCGTTTTATTCGACAGGACATGGGGTCAAATCGTTGCTTAGTCTCTTAGAGACCAGACAACAAATCATGATGAAATTAGACGAGTGGAGATCGGGCCTTCCTTCGCATCTATCGTTTGATCCAAGCGTGGACGACCCCCCTCCACCACACCAGATGACACTTTA CACCACATACTGGACCTTAGTAATCTTGACTCAACAACCATTTACGACACAGAATCGCTTCGGCCTTAATTTGCACGCACAGGACAAGCATGAAGCAATGGACAAATGTATCGAAGCGGCGTTTAACATCCGCGCACTTGCCGAAACATACCAAAGGTCATTCACACTCCGACGTGCCCAAATTGGCATCTCATATGCTATGTATAGTGCCGTGCTTAATTTACTTCAGTCTGATAGTCAAGGCCGCGATGATTATACTGAGGCGTGTCGTTTCTTCTGGTCTGCTCTGTTGGAGTATCAGAAAGGATGTGGATCCGGGCTGAAAAAGCCATTGGCGTTACTGAAAAGCCTCATGCTTCGTGTTGCGAAACTAGCACCCTGCATCACAGACAATACCTCCGATGCAGTTCCTGGTCGTCTCTTCATG CTGCCAACATCGGTACTGACCTCGTGCCGGGAACCATCACACTCGGGGAAGACGGCGTGGAGGATGTATGTCAATTTAATGTCCATGATGGGGCCAAACATACgtttcttgatgatgatactATATTTGGTTTCTTCACCGACGGAGCAGCTCTTTCCTAGAGCGGCATTGTCCCTTAAATATACATTTCGATGGGGACTCAAGGGATCGGGTTGA